A single region of the Solwaraspora sp. WMMD791 genome encodes:
- a CDS encoding type II toxin-antitoxin system VapB family antitoxin: MTVTQIDLDDEALAGAMRLSGSRSEQEAVNLALREYAARHRRIAALEPHPAAAPREMPVQSSIG; the protein is encoded by the coding sequence ATGACCGTCACGCAGATTGACCTCGACGACGAGGCGCTGGCTGGGGCAATGCGTCTGTCTGGATCCAGGAGCGAACAGGAAGCCGTCAACCTCGCGCTACGCGAGTACGCCGCCCGCCATCGGCGTATCGCGGCGCTCGAACCCCACCCAGCGGCGGCACCTCGCGAGATGCCAGTGCAGTCCTCGATCGGCTAG
- a CDS encoding phosphoribosyltransferase: MPISYSPRSSQHHHNLRTYKDAMTSSRQARWNLLALLLLFLNDHLDCIAARVGAAPTHLAAVPSTRGRTGLHPLAALVGDRLDRPWISSTVNPRYSQGDREFHSDWFTPNLLNLRHPMHVLILEDTWTTGARAQSLAHALKTSGADTVATVVLGRHVGLGSNYAPAKRLLTAIASPVFDTTRCILDEPSKRRT; this comes from the coding sequence GTGCCGATTTCCTACTCTCCGCGCAGCAGTCAGCACCACCACAACCTGCGGACCTACAAGGACGCGATGACGTCGTCCCGACAGGCCCGTTGGAACCTTCTCGCTCTGTTGCTGCTGTTTCTGAACGACCATCTCGACTGCATCGCCGCCCGCGTCGGCGCTGCTCCGACCCACCTGGCTGCTGTGCCCAGCACCCGAGGCAGGACCGGCCTGCATCCACTGGCCGCACTCGTCGGCGATCGGCTCGACCGGCCGTGGATCAGTTCGACGGTCAACCCCCGATACAGTCAAGGGGACCGTGAGTTCCATTCGGACTGGTTTACTCCAAATCTCCTGAATCTCCGGCACCCCATGCATGTGCTGATCCTCGAGGACACCTGGACCACGGGCGCGCGGGCACAGTCCCTGGCGCATGCGCTGAAGACCTCAGGCGCCGATACGGTCGCTACCGTCGTCCTCGGCCGGCACGTCGGTCTCGGCTCGAACTACGCGCCGGCCAAGCGTCTACTCACTGCCATTGCCAGTCCGGTCTTCGACACCACCCGCTGCATCCTCGACGAGCCGTCGAAACGGAGAACATGA
- a CDS encoding DUF397 domain-containing protein, producing MTPQAGTPDRDWFKSSRSSSNASCVEVRFAGGQVDVRDTKDRTGPTLAFDATTWASFVTGLKHTPTQP from the coding sequence ATGACCCCTCAGGCCGGCACCCCGGACCGGGACTGGTTCAAGTCGTCGCGCAGCTCAAGCAACGCGAGTTGCGTCGAGGTCCGCTTCGCTGGCGGCCAGGTGGACGTACGCGACACCAAGGACCGCACCGGCCCGACCCTCGCATTCGACGCCACCACCTGGGCCAGCTTCGTCACCGGCCTCAAGCACACCCCCACCCAGCCCTGA
- a CDS encoding NAD(P)H-binding protein — protein sequence MRMLVVGGSGLIGTHVVDLLRERGHVVTTVARTARAGVDHVLDVESASVDDLRPLLVGQDGVVYGTRVDEQRVLPAPIHPVLRAELVDPVERMFTAARHAGLTRGVLLGSYYTYHDRLRPQWRLGDRHAYIRCRLEQARQARVAAGPELPVTVLELPFVFGRAGDRLPNWAGPLDRWARSAAPLLAPVGGTAAASAGSVAVAAVDALEGAHGADVPVADANLTWVEMIGRIAGAVGRPRPVRRLPAVAVRSGLRLGGALQALARRESGLHLTHLPDLLLAELFIEPLTGRPLEPALRETFAASPARSG from the coding sequence ATGAGGATGCTCGTCGTGGGTGGGTCCGGTCTGATCGGTACCCACGTGGTCGACCTGTTGCGCGAGCGCGGCCATGTCGTCACCACGGTGGCGCGGACCGCGCGGGCCGGGGTCGACCACGTGCTCGATGTCGAGTCCGCCTCGGTCGACGACCTGCGGCCACTGCTCGTCGGTCAGGACGGGGTCGTCTACGGCACCCGGGTCGACGAGCAGCGGGTGCTTCCCGCGCCGATCCATCCCGTGCTCCGTGCCGAACTCGTCGATCCCGTGGAACGGATGTTCACCGCCGCGCGGCACGCCGGCCTGACCCGTGGTGTCCTGCTCGGTTCCTACTACACGTACCACGACCGGCTCCGTCCCCAGTGGCGTCTCGGCGATCGGCACGCGTACATCCGGTGCCGGCTGGAGCAGGCCCGGCAGGCGCGGGTGGCGGCCGGGCCCGAACTACCGGTCACAGTGCTGGAGCTGCCCTTCGTCTTCGGCCGGGCTGGTGACCGGCTGCCGAACTGGGCCGGCCCGCTGGACCGGTGGGCGCGGTCGGCGGCACCGCTGCTGGCCCCGGTCGGTGGGACCGCCGCGGCCTCGGCGGGCAGCGTCGCCGTCGCGGCGGTGGACGCCCTCGAGGGCGCGCACGGTGCGGACGTTCCGGTCGCCGACGCCAATCTCACCTGGGTCGAGATGATCGGGCGGATCGCCGGGGCGGTCGGCCGGCCCAGGCCGGTACGTCGGCTGCCCGCCGTCGCGGTCCGTTCCGGCCTGCGACTCGGCGGCGCGCTGCAGGCGCTCGCTCGTAGGGAGTCCGGCCTGCACCTGACCCACCTTCCCGACCTGCTTCTCGCCGAGCTGTTCATCGAGCCGCTGACCGGCCGACCGCTCGAACCGGCGCTGCGCGAGACCTTCGCCGCGTCACCTGCCCGCAGCGGGTGA
- a CDS encoding histidine kinase — protein MTTTAAVPADPRYRRPRVPPWVGDLAAAVIIVATALAPFKVPEHEAAGPVTVALAILPAVLLPLRRRWPLPVLAGCIAIYGLVAATGALEPGVVLAVSIAMFGAASRTDRRTTLTAACAAVFATTLLNLLTAIGSVFDPRAFQVTVLVAFAAAAGDGHRSRREYLRAIIERAERAEQTRESEARRRVTEERLRIARDLHDVVAHQISVISLNAGVASSALQSRPERAQQALGAIRGASRTVLTEIGDLLRVLRTEDDDPANGAATAPQPGLHRLDQLVAGFTGAGLHVSLRTEGDLSVVSGAVDVVVYRVVQEGLTNAHKHGAEHRAHVLIDVDADRVLVVVTNPVSGRPADDQPEIPNGGHGLVGLRERVASVRGVVETGLTPGGYRLAATLPLPKEDPR, from the coding sequence TGCGGCCGTGCCGGCGGACCCGAGGTACCGCCGTCCGCGCGTACCGCCGTGGGTCGGTGACCTGGCCGCTGCGGTGATCATCGTCGCGACGGCGCTCGCCCCGTTCAAGGTCCCCGAGCACGAGGCGGCAGGACCCGTCACCGTCGCCCTGGCGATCCTGCCGGCTGTGCTGCTGCCGCTGCGGCGGCGCTGGCCGCTGCCGGTGCTCGCCGGCTGTATCGCGATCTACGGTCTCGTCGCGGCCACCGGTGCGCTGGAGCCGGGCGTGGTGCTCGCCGTGTCGATCGCCATGTTCGGGGCGGCGAGCCGCACGGACCGGCGGACCACGCTCACTGCGGCCTGCGCCGCCGTCTTCGCGACGACCCTGCTCAACCTGCTGACGGCGATCGGGAGTGTGTTCGATCCCCGGGCGTTCCAGGTCACCGTCCTGGTCGCGTTCGCGGCGGCCGCCGGCGACGGACACCGCTCCCGGCGGGAGTACCTGCGCGCCATCATCGAACGCGCCGAACGCGCCGAACAGACCCGCGAATCGGAGGCCCGCCGCCGGGTCACCGAGGAACGGCTGCGGATCGCCCGTGACCTGCACGACGTCGTCGCCCACCAGATCTCGGTGATCAGCCTCAACGCCGGGGTGGCGTCGTCGGCGCTGCAGTCCCGCCCGGAACGGGCCCAACAGGCACTCGGTGCCATCCGCGGTGCCTCCCGGACCGTGCTCACCGAGATCGGCGACCTGCTGCGGGTGCTGCGTACCGAGGACGACGACCCCGCCAACGGGGCAGCCACCGCCCCGCAGCCCGGTCTGCACCGGCTCGACCAACTGGTCGCGGGCTTCACCGGGGCCGGCCTTCACGTGTCGCTGCGTACCGAAGGGGACCTGTCGGTGGTCAGCGGCGCGGTCGACGTGGTCGTCTACCGGGTCGTCCAGGAAGGTCTCACCAACGCCCACAAGCACGGTGCCGAGCACCGCGCCCACGTCCTGATCGACGTCGACGCCGACCGGGTCCTCGTGGTGGTCACGAACCCGGTGTCCGGTCGACCGGCCGACGACCAGCCCGAGATACCCAACGGCGGGCACGGCCTGGTCGGCCTGCGGGAACGGGTCGCCTCGGTCCGGGGCGTCGTCGAAACCGGCCTGACCCCGGGCGGCTACCGGCTCGCCGCCACTCTGCCACTGCCCAAGGAGGATCCCCGGTGA
- a CDS encoding response regulator transcription factor, translating into MTTVLVVDDQSLIRQAVAAILTDDGRISVVGEAVNGTQAVALAGSLRPDVVLMDIRMPELDGIGATAAICADPALAETRVLILTTFEEDEYLVAALRAGASGFIGKGSEPEDLVRAVRAVHAGDALLSPTATRSLIERYVLPAPPAATVGGSPVVPETVGQLTDREREVLLLVARGRSNQEIAQDLVISPHTAKTHVNRIMTKLYAHDRAQLVILAYESGLLTPGLT; encoded by the coding sequence GTGACCACCGTGCTCGTCGTCGACGACCAGTCGCTGATCCGCCAAGCCGTGGCGGCGATCCTGACCGACGACGGCCGGATAAGCGTCGTCGGCGAGGCGGTCAACGGTACGCAGGCTGTCGCGCTCGCCGGCTCGCTGCGCCCCGACGTCGTACTGATGGACATCCGGATGCCGGAGCTCGACGGCATCGGCGCGACGGCGGCGATCTGCGCCGATCCGGCGCTGGCCGAGACCCGGGTGCTGATCCTCACCACCTTCGAGGAGGACGAGTACCTGGTGGCGGCGCTGCGCGCCGGCGCGAGCGGCTTCATCGGCAAGGGGTCCGAGCCGGAGGATCTCGTCCGGGCAGTACGCGCGGTGCACGCCGGCGACGCGCTGCTGTCACCCACCGCGACCCGCAGCCTCATCGAGCGGTACGTGCTGCCAGCCCCGCCGGCGGCCACGGTGGGCGGCTCGCCTGTGGTCCCCGAGACCGTCGGGCAGTTGACCGACCGGGAACGCGAGGTGCTGCTGCTGGTGGCACGCGGCCGGTCGAACCAGGAGATCGCCCAGGACCTGGTCATCTCGCCACACACGGCAAAGACCCACGTCAACCGCATCATGACCAAGCTGTACGCGCACGACCGCGCCCAACTGGTCATCCTGGCGTACGAAAGCGGCCTGCTGACCCCCGGCCTGACCTGA
- a CDS encoding DNA-processing protein DprA has protein sequence METAMIERAALVALLRRPEVPWSEVALDIQEAGSAQQVLDRALRQPETLFPATASSADELIAAAAEEIAGWQADGIGVHAFFDESYPAQLRSIKEMPPLLFTRGELRVHDRAVAVVGSRKATDRGLGIARSVAESLANRGVTVASGLAEGIDTAAHTAALDAGGRTVAVIGTGIRNYYPTANRRLQDHLADVGLVVSQFWPDAGPTRRSFPMRNAVMSGYAAATVVVEAGETSGARIQARCALAHGRPVVLTGQVMQREWANTFATKPGVYVVHSTMELMEAVDEILSRLPSETGLENFPDLALR, from the coding sequence ATGGAGACGGCGATGATCGAGCGAGCGGCACTCGTTGCTCTGCTGCGTCGTCCCGAGGTGCCCTGGTCTGAGGTCGCCCTGGACATCCAGGAGGCGGGTAGCGCACAGCAGGTGCTCGACCGAGCGCTGCGTCAGCCCGAGACATTGTTCCCGGCCACCGCCAGCTCAGCCGACGAGTTGATTGCAGCCGCTGCCGAAGAGATCGCCGGATGGCAGGCGGACGGGATCGGCGTACACGCATTCTTCGACGAGAGCTACCCGGCTCAGCTGCGCAGCATCAAGGAGATGCCTCCGCTGCTGTTCACCCGTGGCGAATTGCGGGTTCACGACCGGGCCGTCGCTGTCGTCGGCAGCCGTAAGGCGACAGATCGTGGACTGGGCATCGCCCGATCGGTAGCCGAGTCACTCGCCAACCGGGGAGTCACGGTCGCCAGCGGGCTGGCTGAGGGCATCGACACCGCCGCCCACACCGCGGCCCTCGACGCTGGTGGCCGGACCGTTGCCGTCATCGGCACCGGCATCCGCAACTACTATCCGACTGCCAATCGACGGCTGCAGGACCACCTTGCCGATGTCGGCCTGGTCGTCAGCCAGTTCTGGCCCGACGCTGGTCCCACCAGGAGGAGCTTCCCGATGCGCAACGCGGTGATGAGCGGGTACGCGGCTGCGACAGTCGTTGTCGAGGCCGGCGAGACCAGCGGCGCGCGGATCCAGGCTCGCTGTGCGCTCGCGCACGGCCGGCCGGTCGTGCTGACCGGTCAGGTCATGCAGCGCGAGTGGGCGAACACCTTCGCCACCAAGCCTGGCGTCTACGTCGTACACAGCACGATGGAACTCATGGAGGCCGTCGACGAGATCCTTAGCCGGCTGCCCTCCGAGACCGGTCTGGAGAACTTCCCTGACCTCGCCCTCCGCTGA
- a CDS encoding efflux RND transporter periplasmic adaptor subunit, whose protein sequence is MTFSRWQGPAWRWRGGRRLAVAAVGATLTMAGAFAYGLTGASRADETDPVTTARVDRGPVTVEIAAAASVQPAQDRQLSFAVAGTVNRLDVRLGQDVAAGDVLASIDDGDAVTEVEQAQAELADAQDVLAAARQAATDDVAGGDGAASDGCATTLTGTAVRLGSTSAVVTTSAGLAAGTTPEPTADASPSASPTPTPGAPSSPGPASTATVGPVPTASTTPTPPTSPSASSVPTGRSTPQSDGTGTTCRPSDAQSGTGSGGTGSGGGDQVLRAQQQVTAAELRLAAAEDELAGTVIRAPMDGKVLAIAGAVGSTVRAGGTFIELAAVAEMQVTASFPEADAARLAVGQPAVVTLPTRPDAEFPARVGQLDPVGTVDGQLVRYGVLIDFDEVPADLLVGQSASVRIVVDEVADVVRIPVTALRGDGGEDVVIVRVADGGQQRRVVVVGVRGDRYVEVVDGLTVDEEIVSSGAGGGS, encoded by the coding sequence ATGACATTCAGCCGTTGGCAGGGGCCGGCGTGGCGGTGGCGTGGCGGACGGCGACTGGCGGTAGCAGCGGTCGGCGCGACGCTGACCATGGCCGGAGCGTTCGCGTACGGGCTGACCGGTGCGAGCCGCGCCGACGAGACCGACCCGGTCACCACTGCTCGGGTCGATCGGGGTCCTGTCACGGTCGAGATCGCCGCTGCGGCGAGCGTGCAGCCGGCGCAGGACCGCCAACTGAGTTTCGCGGTGGCGGGGACGGTCAACCGGCTGGACGTACGGCTCGGTCAGGACGTGGCGGCCGGCGACGTCCTGGCGTCGATCGACGACGGCGACGCCGTCACCGAGGTCGAGCAGGCGCAGGCGGAGCTGGCCGACGCGCAGGACGTGTTGGCGGCGGCCCGGCAGGCGGCTACGGACGACGTGGCCGGTGGCGACGGTGCCGCCAGCGACGGTTGCGCCACCACCCTCACCGGTACGGCGGTGCGCCTCGGGTCGACCAGTGCCGTCGTCACCACCAGTGCCGGGCTGGCGGCTGGGACGACTCCGGAGCCGACCGCCGATGCCAGCCCATCAGCCAGTCCGACGCCGACACCGGGTGCTCCGTCGTCGCCGGGACCGGCTTCCACGGCCACCGTCGGCCCCGTTCCGACGGCCTCGACCACACCCACGCCGCCGACGTCGCCATCGGCGTCGAGCGTGCCGACCGGTCGGTCGACGCCGCAATCTGACGGTACCGGGACCACCTGTCGCCCGTCCGACGCGCAGAGCGGTACCGGATCAGGCGGTACCGGATCAGGCGGCGGTGACCAGGTGTTGCGGGCCCAGCAGCAGGTCACCGCAGCCGAGCTGCGGTTGGCCGCGGCCGAGGACGAACTCGCCGGTACGGTGATCCGCGCCCCGATGGACGGCAAGGTGCTCGCCATAGCTGGTGCCGTCGGCAGCACGGTCCGGGCCGGCGGCACTTTCATCGAGCTCGCGGCGGTCGCCGAGATGCAGGTGACGGCGAGTTTCCCGGAGGCCGACGCCGCCCGGCTGGCGGTCGGCCAGCCCGCCGTGGTCACCCTGCCGACCCGGCCCGACGCCGAGTTTCCCGCCCGGGTCGGCCAGCTCGATCCGGTCGGCACCGTCGACGGGCAGCTGGTCCGTTACGGCGTGCTCATCGACTTCGACGAGGTGCCAGCCGACCTGCTGGTCGGTCAGAGCGCCAGTGTGCGGATCGTCGTGGACGAGGTGGCGGACGTCGTACGGATACCGGTGACCGCCCTGCGCGGCGACGGCGGCGAGGACGTGGTGATCGTCCGGGTAGCCGATGGTGGCCAGCAACGCCGGGTGGTGGTCGTCGGCGTTCGTGGTGACCGGTACGTCGAGGTGGTCGACGGTCTGACGGTTGATGAGGAGATCGTGAGCTCGGGTGCTGGAGGTGGCTCGTGA
- a CDS encoding MerR family transcriptional regulator, which translates to MDELYSIGEVARRTGLSVSAIRFYSDAGIVTPAEHTDAGYRRYDVDGIARLELIRTLRELDAGIDDIRKLLADEITLGDLATAHLAVVDRQLSRFRARRAVLRTIVKQHGTTEQVSLMHKLVTMSDDDREQLVDDFWAEATADLGIDDFVDYLRPWRPRLPADPTSEQLEAWIELADLVQDADFRQAVRRFFSDTFAGPAADQGPQPQPPGTGADPQTGMQTDAEVDAEVEQLVELLTEARAAAAAGLPVDSPQARELAGRYVAAVAARADDPDVDAVRRQLAAADPGRQVSRHAELLGRYHSLTATINGVPQPKAADAPATTWLHAAVMALP; encoded by the coding sequence ATGGACGAGCTCTACTCGATCGGCGAGGTCGCCAGGCGTACCGGCCTGAGCGTCAGCGCGATCCGGTTCTACTCCGACGCCGGGATCGTCACCCCTGCGGAGCACACCGACGCCGGATACCGGCGCTACGACGTCGACGGAATCGCGCGTCTCGAACTGATCCGTACCCTGCGCGAGCTGGACGCGGGCATCGACGACATCCGCAAACTGCTGGCCGACGAGATCACGTTGGGCGATCTCGCGACCGCGCACCTGGCGGTCGTCGACCGCCAGTTGAGCCGGTTCCGGGCCCGCCGGGCCGTTCTCCGCACGATCGTGAAACAACACGGTACGACCGAACAGGTGAGCCTCATGCACAAGCTGGTGACCATGTCCGACGACGACCGCGAGCAGCTCGTCGACGACTTCTGGGCCGAGGCTACCGCCGACCTCGGGATCGACGACTTCGTCGACTATCTGCGCCCGTGGCGGCCCCGGTTGCCGGCGGATCCGACCAGCGAGCAGCTCGAGGCGTGGATCGAGCTGGCCGACCTGGTCCAGGATGCCGACTTCCGGCAGGCGGTCCGCCGGTTCTTCAGTGACACCTTCGCCGGTCCGGCGGCCGACCAGGGGCCGCAGCCGCAGCCACCTGGCACCGGAGCGGACCCGCAGACGGGGATGCAGACGGATGCGGAGGTGGATGCGGAGGTGGAGCAACTGGTGGAGCTGCTCACCGAGGCCAGGGCTGCGGCTGCGGCCGGGCTGCCGGTCGACTCGCCGCAGGCCCGGGAGCTGGCCGGCCGGTACGTGGCAGCTGTCGCGGCGCGCGCCGACGATCCGGATGTGGACGCCGTACGGCGTCAGTTGGCCGCCGCCGACCCTGGTCGGCAGGTGAGCCGGCACGCCGAGCTGCTCGGCAGGTACCACTCGTTGACGGCGACGATCAACGGCGTACCGCAGCCGAAGGCGGCCGACGCGCCGGCCACCACCTGGCTGCACGCGGCGGTCATGGCCCTGCCCTGA
- a CDS encoding DUF433 domain-containing protein has protein sequence MNDRISIDHRIMGGEPCIAGTRIPVATVIGLLGHGYSVSEVAAKYPALTEDDILAGLRFAAQALDQRELPLRLPTDIPD, from the coding sequence GTGAACGACAGGATCTCGATCGACCACCGGATCATGGGTGGGGAGCCCTGCATCGCGGGAACACGTATCCCGGTCGCAACCGTAATCGGACTACTGGGTCACGGCTACAGCGTCAGCGAGGTGGCTGCGAAGTACCCGGCCCTGACCGAGGACGACATCCTGGCCGGCCTACGCTTCGCCGCACAGGCGCTCGATCAGCGAGAGCTTCCGTTACGGCTACCAACTGATATTCCTGATTGA
- a CDS encoding alpha/beta fold hydrolase, with product MAGDTYRFGEYELDMARYELRRSGQPVHIEPRALDLLQYLIEHRDRVVPKTELLDQVWGDRFVSEAALTTGLRTARLAIGDTGRHQQLIRTVHRRGYQFVAAVTVLPADGRAGTGHRAEPGTRTGAGAVTAPTGAPGGPESQIVRFCRADDGTRIAYATVGSGPPLLKAANWMSHLDLEWTTPVWSHWLSGLARNRQLVRYDERGCGLSDWDVPSFSFDDWVDDLETVVDAVGLDRFPLLGVSQGGAVAVAYAVRRPERVSRLILAGAYARGRLVRARDQAERDEAALDLNLARVGWTHQDPSFLGVFAAQFLPDGTPEELEEFIGFQRRTTSPANGVRFLEEFARIDVSAIAHRVQCPTLILHCRDDLRVPISQASELATLIPDSQLVLLDSRNHLLSATEPAWPEFLAQIDAFLTD from the coding sequence ATGGCCGGCGACACCTACCGCTTCGGTGAGTACGAACTGGACATGGCCCGCTACGAGCTGCGCCGATCCGGCCAGCCGGTCCACATCGAGCCCCGGGCCCTCGACCTGCTGCAGTACCTGATCGAGCACCGCGACCGGGTGGTGCCCAAGACCGAACTGCTCGACCAGGTGTGGGGCGACCGGTTCGTCAGCGAGGCGGCGCTCACCACCGGGCTGCGTACCGCCCGCCTGGCCATCGGTGACACCGGCCGCCACCAGCAGCTCATCCGCACGGTGCACCGACGCGGATACCAGTTCGTGGCAGCGGTAACGGTGCTCCCCGCCGACGGCAGGGCCGGCACCGGCCACCGCGCCGAGCCCGGCACCCGTACCGGAGCCGGTGCGGTCACTGCACCGACGGGCGCGCCGGGCGGCCCGGAGAGCCAGATCGTCCGGTTCTGCCGGGCCGACGACGGCACCCGCATCGCGTACGCCACCGTCGGATCCGGGCCGCCGCTGCTCAAGGCCGCCAACTGGATGTCGCACCTCGATCTGGAGTGGACCACCCCGGTCTGGTCGCACTGGCTCAGCGGTCTGGCCCGCAACCGCCAGCTGGTCCGCTACGACGAGCGGGGCTGCGGCCTGTCCGACTGGGACGTGCCGAGTTTCTCCTTCGACGACTGGGTCGACGACCTGGAGACCGTGGTCGACGCGGTGGGCCTCGACCGGTTTCCGCTGCTCGGCGTCTCGCAGGGCGGTGCGGTGGCGGTCGCGTACGCGGTCCGTCGTCCGGAGCGGGTCAGCCGGCTGATTCTCGCCGGGGCGTACGCCCGGGGTCGCCTGGTCCGGGCCCGCGACCAGGCCGAACGAGACGAGGCCGCGCTGGACCTGAACCTGGCCCGGGTCGGCTGGACCCACCAGGATCCGAGTTTCCTCGGGGTGTTCGCCGCCCAGTTCCTGCCGGACGGTACGCCGGAGGAGCTCGAGGAGTTCATCGGCTTCCAGCGGCGGACGACGTCGCCTGCCAACGGGGTCCGTTTCCTCGAGGAGTTCGCCCGCATCGACGTGTCGGCGATCGCCCACCGGGTGCAGTGCCCGACCCTGATCCTGCACTGCCGCGACGACCTGCGGGTGCCGATCTCGCAGGCCAGCGAGCTGGCCACGCTCATCCCGGACAGTCAACTGGTCCTGCTGGACAGCCGTAACCACCTGCTCAGCGCGACCGAGCCGGCGTGGCCGGAGTTCCTCGCCCAGATCGACGCGTTTCTGACCGACTGA
- a CDS encoding helix-turn-helix transcriptional regulator: protein MPPKGTTRERKADPLTEGSPVVHAWELGLRLRQRREEIGMTAAAAGKAAGIIQAYVSGVEAGRVKLPAKRLAQLVDIYELEPDEAAELEELRVGAARRGWWQDYAKLFPNEFLRFLGYEAGASQLRSFHSEAIHGLLQTEEYARAVIRGGNTVVRLTEVERRVAVRMARQVRLDGSDPIRINTVISEGALRQQVGGPAVMRAQLEHLVTLMTERPEQIEIRVMPFSAGAHPAFGGPYEILSFASPRLTDLVWQEILTFIDIVDQSVQVNDYVVTFAETRERALSSQDSLALISEIAREMR, encoded by the coding sequence GTGCCACCCAAGGGAACCACCCGGGAACGCAAGGCCGATCCGTTGACCGAGGGCTCACCGGTCGTGCACGCCTGGGAGCTGGGCCTGCGGTTACGGCAGCGTCGCGAGGAGATCGGCATGACCGCCGCTGCGGCCGGCAAGGCCGCCGGCATCATCCAGGCGTACGTGTCCGGCGTGGAAGCCGGCCGCGTCAAGTTGCCAGCGAAGCGGCTTGCCCAGCTCGTCGACATCTATGAGCTGGAGCCGGACGAGGCCGCCGAGCTGGAGGAGCTGCGAGTGGGCGCCGCACGTCGCGGCTGGTGGCAGGACTACGCCAAGCTCTTTCCGAACGAGTTCCTGCGCTTCCTCGGCTACGAGGCCGGCGCGTCGCAGCTACGTAGCTTCCACTCCGAGGCCATCCACGGCCTGTTGCAGACCGAGGAGTACGCCCGCGCGGTCATCCGTGGCGGCAACACCGTCGTGCGACTCACCGAGGTGGAGCGGCGGGTCGCCGTCCGGATGGCTCGCCAGGTGCGGCTCGACGGCAGCGACCCGATCCGGATCAACACCGTGATCAGCGAAGGCGCGCTGCGTCAGCAGGTCGGCGGCCCGGCGGTGATGCGGGCCCAGCTCGAACACCTCGTCACTCTGATGACCGAGCGGCCGGAGCAGATCGAGATCCGGGTGATGCCGTTCAGCGCCGGAGCACATCCGGCGTTCGGCGGTCCGTACGAGATCCTGTCCTTCGCCTCGCCCCGGCTTACCGACCTGGTCTGGCAGGAAATCCTGACCTTCATCGACATCGTCGACCAGTCGGTGCAGGTGAACGACTACGTGGTGACCTTCGCGGAGACCCGTGAGCGCGCGTTAAGCTCGCAGGACTCACTTGCTCTGATCAGCGAGATCGCCAGGGAGATGAGATGA